One Aliidiomarina minuta genomic region harbors:
- the dnaQ gene encoding DNA polymerase III subunit epsilon, translating into MQDITESKVSRQIVLDTETTGIDPRQGHRIIEIGCVELIDRKLTGNHFHVYLNPERLVEQEAINIHGITNEYLEDKPVFAQVADEFIEFIHGAELVIHNAPFDVGHMDAEFQRMQPGKGFTKDYASVLDTLALARTLYPGQRASLDALCKRFDIDNSHRELHGALLDAEILADVYLWMTGGQRKLSLAGKGKGEKSIDHDAIRRLPEQRSALKVLAASADEEEAHRQRLEQLIASGGKSLWPGSA; encoded by the coding sequence ATGCAGGATATTACGGAATCAAAGGTAAGTCGCCAGATCGTACTGGACACTGAAACTACGGGTATTGACCCGCGTCAGGGGCATCGAATTATAGAAATTGGTTGCGTCGAATTAATTGATCGCAAATTAACGGGTAATCATTTTCACGTTTATCTTAACCCTGAGCGTCTGGTAGAGCAGGAAGCCATTAATATTCATGGAATTACCAATGAATATCTGGAAGACAAACCGGTATTTGCTCAGGTTGCCGATGAATTCATTGAGTTTATCCACGGCGCCGAACTGGTGATTCATAACGCGCCTTTTGACGTCGGCCATATGGACGCTGAGTTTCAGCGTATGCAGCCGGGCAAAGGTTTTACTAAAGATTATGCCAGCGTACTCGATACTCTGGCCCTGGCACGGACGCTGTATCCGGGACAACGGGCCAGTCTGGATGCATTGTGTAAACGTTTTGATATTGATAATTCGCACCGCGAACTGCACGGGGCCTTGCTGGATGCGGAAATATTAGCGGATGTTTACCTTTGGATGACTGGAGGGCAACGAAAGCTGTCTCTGGCGGGTAAAGGTAAAGGGGAGAAAAGCATTGATCATGATGCGATTCGGCGTTTGCCGGAACAACGCTCAGCATTAAAGGTTTTAGCTGCATCTGCCGATGAAGAAGAAGCGCACAGGCAACGTCTTGAGCAACTTATTGCAAGCGGAGGAAAATCGCTTTGGCCCGGTTCAGCTTAA
- a CDS encoding lytic transglycosylase, with amino-acid sequence MKKLCITMLGTLLLSGCQATHWVNDYLTSEPYTTEDKTHEMNEGLALYALNAPSHEQPPAQGSTSLSPQQQADLWDRIRLQMQLDIPQNERVLTHLNWYKRHPNYIDRVAQRAAPFLYLIVEEIEKRDLPLELVMVPVVESAYDTFAYSHGSASGIWQFIPSTATHYGLDINWWYDGRRDIMASTETALDYLERLHRIFDGDWLHAIAAYNGGQGRVANAIRANRQAGKDTDFWSLSLPRETQNYVPKVLALSELLLNSNEHDMNWRYVANQPVTTIIDVGQQIDLAQAAEMSGMTLAELHRFNSGYNRWATSPDGPHHLLLPIANAEQFSQQMGATDPQDWVNWQRHEVQRGESLIVIANRYGTTTRAIQLANDIDGHVIRQGDHLMIPVSSLDLTEYTLTAEQRRTSSQNRSRGNHRIDHQVKSGDTLWDLSRTYQVPIRSLASWNNMAPGDFLRPGQTLAIWRDERPTSSQREAVVRTVQYRVRSGDSLDRIANRFSVSIADIERWNQISRDRFLQPGQQLTLYVDVTRVNI; translated from the coding sequence ATGAAAAAACTTTGTATCACTATGCTTGGCACTTTGTTGCTTTCCGGCTGCCAGGCTACACATTGGGTAAATGATTACCTCACCTCAGAACCCTATACTACTGAGGATAAGACCCATGAAATGAATGAAGGCCTGGCTTTGTATGCGCTGAATGCTCCCAGTCATGAACAGCCGCCAGCGCAGGGTTCAACCTCGTTGTCACCGCAGCAACAGGCTGACCTGTGGGACCGGATTCGATTACAAATGCAATTGGATATACCGCAGAATGAGCGGGTACTTACCCACCTGAACTGGTACAAAAGACACCCTAATTATATTGACCGCGTGGCTCAGCGAGCGGCGCCATTTCTATACCTGATTGTCGAAGAAATTGAAAAACGTGACTTGCCTCTGGAACTGGTAATGGTCCCTGTCGTCGAAAGCGCTTACGACACCTTTGCCTACTCGCATGGCAGCGCGTCAGGAATTTGGCAGTTCATTCCAAGCACCGCCACTCATTACGGCCTGGATATCAACTGGTGGTACGATGGACGCCGCGATATCATGGCTTCAACTGAAACCGCTTTGGATTACCTGGAACGATTACACCGCATTTTCGACGGTGACTGGTTGCACGCCATAGCGGCTTATAATGGCGGCCAGGGCCGTGTTGCTAATGCAATTCGAGCCAATCGACAGGCCGGCAAAGATACTGATTTCTGGTCTCTCAGCCTGCCCCGTGAAACACAAAACTATGTGCCTAAGGTTCTGGCCCTGTCAGAATTGCTACTGAACAGCAATGAACATGATATGAACTGGCGCTACGTAGCTAATCAGCCAGTAACCACCATTATAGATGTAGGACAACAAATAGATCTGGCGCAGGCCGCTGAAATGTCAGGCATGACACTGGCTGAACTGCATCGATTTAACTCCGGTTATAATCGTTGGGCCACCAGCCCCGATGGTCCCCACCATCTTTTATTGCCCATCGCTAATGCGGAGCAATTCAGTCAGCAAATGGGCGCAACCGACCCTCAGGACTGGGTCAACTGGCAACGCCATGAAGTTCAACGTGGTGAAAGCCTGATTGTGATAGCTAACCGATACGGCACCACCACCCGGGCAATCCAGCTGGCTAATGATATTGACGGTCATGTTATCCGTCAGGGCGACCACCTGATGATCCCAGTGTCCTCCCTTGATTTAACCGAATACACACTCACCGCTGAACAACGCCGTACCAGCAGTCAGAATCGTTCCCGCGGTAACCACCGCATTGATCACCAGGTAAAATCCGGCGACACCTTATGGGATCTCAGCCGTACTTATCAGGTGCCAATACGTAGTCTGGCCAGCTGGAATAATATGGCACCTGGCGACTTTTTACGTCCAGGGCAAACTCTGGCTATCTGGCGCGACGAACGTCCTACCAGCAGTCAACGTGAAGCCGTAGTGCGCACGGTACAATACCGGGTGCGTTCAGGTGACTCACTGGACCGTATTGCCAACCGTTTCAGTGTCAGCATTGCTGACATCGAACGCTGGAATCAGATTAGCCGTGATCGCTTCCTGCAACCTGGTCAACAACTGACACTTTATGTTGATGTAACCCGGGTTAATATTTAA
- the zipA gene encoding cell division protein ZipA — protein MDSLRVVLMIIGLLVILALLAQGLRNIRKNNQVARGQRENLERKRRRAQQQEPADLFSAAEQVEVDDDELADFDPLTMSRSKKSASAKDKKGSATTSKVEPTLEQIEIDLSAAEAEQAQQDDMFADLQSDEENRVVSPTNSPEPPEVKAVDDGQWTEDELHEVTAEDTEQRVDEEVVANSETEEQQKPAAEPEMEVITLYVTGDIQGAILLQMTTELGLKYGDMDILHRHQESSGHGPVLFSVANMFNPGTFDIYSMETFSTEGIVLFMTLPVEGDGHQAFTMMYNAANKIAEAMPRAAVLDGNRNPVTKQSVQHAYQRIREFERQQRLHRKPSQW, from the coding sequence ATGGATAGTTTACGTGTAGTACTTATGATTATCGGTTTGCTGGTGATTCTCGCACTGCTTGCGCAGGGTCTGAGAAACATCCGTAAGAATAACCAGGTGGCTCGTGGGCAACGTGAAAACCTGGAGCGTAAACGCCGTCGTGCTCAGCAGCAGGAACCTGCAGATTTGTTCAGTGCAGCTGAGCAGGTTGAGGTTGATGATGACGAATTGGCAGACTTTGATCCCCTGACGATGAGCCGGTCAAAAAAAAGCGCTTCTGCTAAAGATAAAAAAGGCTCTGCAACAACCAGTAAAGTCGAACCTACTCTGGAGCAGATCGAAATTGACCTCTCTGCCGCTGAAGCAGAACAGGCGCAACAGGACGACATGTTTGCTGATTTGCAGTCAGATGAAGAAAACCGGGTTGTATCTCCCACAAACAGTCCTGAGCCACCTGAAGTGAAGGCGGTGGACGATGGGCAGTGGACCGAGGATGAATTGCATGAGGTGACTGCAGAAGATACTGAACAGCGTGTGGATGAAGAAGTCGTTGCAAACTCTGAAACCGAAGAGCAACAAAAACCGGCAGCTGAACCGGAAATGGAAGTCATTACTTTGTATGTCACCGGTGACATACAGGGCGCTATTCTTTTACAAATGACAACTGAGCTGGGGCTTAAGTACGGCGATATGGACATTCTGCATCGTCACCAGGAATCGTCCGGTCATGGTCCGGTGTTATTTAGCGTGGCAAATATGTTTAACCCCGGTACTTTCGATATTTACAGCATGGAAACTTTTTCAACGGAAGGCATTGTTCTTTTCATGACGTTACCAGTGGAAGGCGACGGTCATCAGGCTTTTACTATGATGTATAATGCAGCGAACAAAATAGCCGAGGCGATGCCCAGAGCCGCGGTGCTGGATGGAAATCGAAACCCGGTAACCAAACAATCGGTGCAGCACGCCTATCAGCGTATTCGTGAGTTTGAACGGCAACAGCGTTTACACCGAAAACCTAGTCAGTGGTAA
- the rnhA gene encoding ribonuclease HI, which produces MTTKQVSIFTDGSCLGNPGPGGYGAILRYGKHEKELAAAFRLTTNNRMELMATVVALNTLKNGCQIELYTDSEYVRQGITKWIDGWKKKNWRTSNRQPVKNQDLWKQLDEAITRHKINWHWVKGHSGHAENERCDTLARQAAENGPHKEDKGYQPNA; this is translated from the coding sequence ATGACAACAAAGCAGGTTAGTATTTTTACCGATGGCTCCTGCCTGGGCAATCCAGGTCCCGGAGGTTATGGCGCTATACTACGTTATGGCAAACATGAAAAAGAGCTGGCTGCTGCTTTTCGCCTGACCACCAACAACCGCATGGAGCTCATGGCGACCGTAGTGGCACTGAATACCCTTAAAAACGGCTGTCAGATAGAACTATACACAGACAGCGAATATGTCCGTCAGGGCATTACTAAGTGGATTGATGGCTGGAAGAAAAAGAACTGGCGTACGTCAAACCGGCAACCTGTTAAAAATCAGGACTTATGGAAGCAATTAGATGAGGCCATAACCCGCCATAAAATCAACTGGCACTGGGTTAAAGGTCATTCCGGGCATGCCGAGAACGAGCGTTGTGACACGCTTGCCCGGCAAGCCGCAGAAAATGGCCCTCATAAAGAGGACAAAGGCTATCAGCCGAACGCTTAA
- a CDS encoding TIGR03503 family protein produces the protein MARFSLTCFITAALAVFLAIAPAMANDTPQNPTRAFQLAEATPDNQLPLLGDRFRIDSAVDEISMVFFRDYGTQPVVLILPDGTKWYHSRHPEHVQWESGPDFDQVRIEQPMRGPWQISGALRPESRVMITSDIQFHADSLPPVVFAGETLRITGTFTEAGEPIPQRDFRSVITTRLFLVSTNNPEYENFGVPPRELAEFRDDGRGMDARARDGIFTGEIDFNVTPGEYIPSYRAETPLFRRNYEQDPIVVKSLPVTLHVEAGPREEQPHMLEISLSEDQLQVDDVIIRGDIEYPNGEVQRLDIRTRQGDSLRQRIPNYVFGTFAINLEIFATARDGREFAAQVPTYEFSARRPEPPPPTEQELAQQRSAERQAQQQQRIEAEKQEIRQRRTLIILVIAFNGVLVLAWIGYLWWRQRKLKK, from the coding sequence TTGGCCCGGTTCAGCTTAACCTGTTTCATCACTGCAGCCCTGGCTGTTTTTTTAGCCATAGCCCCAGCTATGGCTAACGACACCCCCCAGAATCCAACCCGGGCCTTTCAGTTAGCGGAAGCGACACCGGACAATCAATTGCCGTTATTAGGCGATCGTTTCCGTATTGATTCGGCAGTGGATGAGATCAGCATGGTTTTTTTCCGCGATTACGGAACTCAGCCGGTGGTGCTGATTTTACCTGACGGAACCAAGTGGTATCACTCCCGTCATCCTGAGCATGTGCAGTGGGAAAGCGGTCCTGATTTCGATCAGGTGCGTATTGAACAGCCTATGCGCGGGCCCTGGCAGATTTCAGGTGCATTACGTCCGGAAAGCCGGGTGATGATCACTTCGGATATTCAGTTTCATGCAGATTCGTTACCACCAGTTGTTTTTGCTGGTGAAACGCTGCGTATTACGGGTACATTTACAGAAGCTGGCGAACCTATACCGCAGCGCGACTTTCGTAGCGTCATTACTACCCGATTATTTTTGGTAAGCACCAATAATCCTGAGTATGAAAATTTTGGTGTGCCACCGCGGGAATTAGCTGAGTTTCGGGATGACGGTCGCGGCATGGACGCGCGGGCGCGCGACGGTATTTTTACCGGGGAAATAGATTTTAATGTAACACCGGGTGAGTACATTCCTTCTTATCGTGCAGAAACGCCATTATTTCGCCGCAACTACGAGCAGGATCCTATAGTGGTTAAATCCTTGCCTGTGACTTTGCATGTCGAGGCTGGGCCTCGTGAAGAACAACCTCATATGCTTGAAATCAGCTTGAGCGAAGATCAGCTGCAGGTGGATGATGTCATTATTCGGGGAGATATTGAATACCCTAATGGGGAAGTACAGCGGCTGGACATCAGAACCCGACAGGGTGATTCTTTGCGCCAACGTATACCCAACTATGTATTTGGAACTTTTGCTATCAACCTGGAGATTTTCGCAACTGCCCGGGACGGTCGTGAATTTGCTGCTCAAGTTCCTACGTATGAATTTTCCGCACGTCGACCTGAGCCGCCACCTCCAACAGAACAGGAACTGGCTCAGCAACGTTCTGCAGAACGTCAGGCACAACAGCAACAGCGCATTGAGGCAGAGAAGCAGGAAATCAGACAACGCCGTACATTGATTATTCTGGTGATTGCTTTTAATGGAGTACTGGTGCTGGCCTGGATAGGTTACCTCTGGTGGCGTCAGCGGAAGCTGAAAAAGTAA
- a CDS encoding class I SAM-dependent methyltransferase — protein MLIKPALIEQVLTSPKSWQQLPHGKWLQRLQREALQPHWASMAGNYALQLGPLSNGVAGGCKAIEKITVHNSSDARVRADLSALPFARRSIDIVVMAHVLEYQKDPHQVLREADRVLAFDGYMVLTLYNPLSLASLTGLWPGNRHRPPWSGRYFSKGRIQDWLGLLNYEVVVEGYLGNSALSSLSKDPERGTSWLLQQAPVLRCCYYIVARKRVFPLKLQPSFLRFAQPAQVPGTAQARSHFK, from the coding sequence ATGCTAATAAAACCCGCTCTGATAGAGCAGGTCCTGACGTCACCCAAAAGCTGGCAACAATTGCCGCATGGAAAGTGGCTACAACGGCTACAACGGGAGGCCTTACAACCTCACTGGGCAAGCATGGCCGGCAATTATGCTTTGCAACTGGGCCCATTGAGCAATGGTGTTGCCGGAGGCTGTAAAGCAATTGAAAAAATCACTGTGCATAACAGCAGTGATGCCAGAGTCCGGGCGGATCTGAGTGCTTTGCCATTCGCCCGTCGCAGTATCGACATCGTGGTGATGGCTCATGTTCTGGAATACCAGAAAGACCCGCATCAGGTGCTGCGTGAAGCTGACCGTGTCTTAGCCTTTGATGGCTATATGGTACTGACTTTGTATAACCCGCTTAGCCTGGCTAGCCTGACCGGACTCTGGCCTGGTAATCGGCATCGACCGCCTTGGTCTGGGCGCTACTTTAGCAAAGGGCGTATTCAGGACTGGCTTGGTTTATTGAATTACGAGGTCGTGGTTGAAGGATACCTGGGTAACAGTGCATTAAGCTCTTTATCCAAAGACCCGGAGCGGGGCACTAGTTGGCTGCTGCAGCAAGCTCCTGTATTAAGATGTTGCTATTACATAGTGGCGCGGAAGCGGGTCTTTCCGTTGAAACTGCAACCTTCTTTTTTACGTTTTGCTCAGCCAGCGCAGGTGCCGGGTACGGCGCAGGCACGTAGCCACTTCAAATAA
- the gloB gene encoding hydroxyacylglutathione hydrolase, with product MHIHAIPAFNDNYIWILQPKDSTQCVIVDPGDAQPVMKFLAEHQLTPAALLITHHHHDHTGGIQALTDRYAMPVYGPAEEDISGVTDKLRGGDSLPLTVLNLTFNIIDCPGHTNGHIAFYSAPLLFCGDTLFSAGCGRMFEGTPEQFIKSLRRFKALPDETLVYCAHEYTAANLEFAKAVEPDNQAISSHQQWVAERRQANEITVPSTLRLERKINPFLRCHLFSVQQSAQRYAQTSLADEVEVFACIREWKDNF from the coding sequence ATGCATATACATGCCATACCAGCTTTTAACGATAACTATATCTGGATTCTGCAGCCAAAAGACAGTACTCAATGCGTCATTGTAGACCCCGGTGATGCCCAGCCTGTAATGAAGTTTTTAGCAGAGCATCAATTAACCCCGGCAGCTTTGCTTATTACCCATCACCACCATGACCATACAGGCGGTATTCAGGCACTCACTGATCGTTATGCTATGCCTGTCTATGGTCCGGCAGAAGAAGATATCAGCGGCGTTACCGATAAGCTCAGGGGTGGTGACTCCCTGCCGCTAACCGTACTCAACCTGACTTTTAATATTATCGACTGCCCGGGTCACACTAACGGCCATATTGCTTTTTATTCTGCACCCTTGCTATTTTGTGGCGATACTTTATTTTCTGCAGGATGTGGCCGTATGTTTGAAGGCACTCCTGAGCAATTTATAAAAAGCTTACGCCGCTTTAAAGCACTGCCGGACGAGACTCTGGTATACTGCGCCCATGAATATACTGCGGCTAATCTTGAGTTTGCAAAAGCAGTGGAACCGGATAACCAGGCAATATCCAGCCATCAACAATGGGTAGCAGAACGTCGACAGGCGAATGAGATTACTGTGCCATCCACGCTCCGGCTGGAACGCAAAATTAATCCTTTCCTGCGTTGCCATTTGTTCAGTGTGCAGCAATCAGCTCAACGGTACGCACAGACTTCATTAGCCGACGAAGTTGAAGTGTTTGCCTGTATTCGCGAATGGAAAGATAATTTCTGA
- a CDS encoding rhodanese-like domain-containing protein, which yields MKTVQQLVAEVKQRIQEVSTDDLAQLDNNDALIIDVREPAEYAEGHIAEAINLPRGVLEFQLSSHPAVAASGCAPEVALQQLQDRPLYLICRSGGRSALAAAALQDMGLNKVFSVSGGMQAWKQENKNVTG from the coding sequence ATGAAAACAGTTCAACAACTGGTTGCTGAGGTGAAGCAGCGAATTCAGGAAGTGAGTACCGATGACCTGGCTCAGTTAGACAATAATGACGCATTGATTATTGATGTACGCGAGCCTGCGGAGTATGCCGAGGGACACATCGCTGAGGCCATTAACCTGCCTCGTGGAGTGCTTGAATTTCAATTGAGCAGCCATCCCGCGGTTGCGGCCAGTGGTTGTGCGCCTGAGGTAGCGTTGCAACAGTTGCAGGATCGCCCGCTCTATCTAATCTGCCGTTCAGGTGGGCGTTCAGCATTGGCTGCCGCTGCTTTGCAGGATATGGGTTTAAACAAGGTATTCTCGGTTTCGGGCGGTATGCAGGCCTGGAAGCAGGAAAATAAAAACGTCACTGGTTAA
- a CDS encoding DUF6691 family protein, with amino-acid sequence MPILIAFLCGLLMSAGIAVSQMIDPQKVLGFLNLAGDWDPSLALVMVGALIVYTLGYQLLKKRTKPVYEARFATPSSRLINKPLVVGAVIFGLGWGLVGYCPGPAIAALPSGSSGTLVFVAMMILGWFISRRLFIR; translated from the coding sequence ATGCCAATTTTAATTGCTTTTTTATGTGGCCTGTTAATGTCGGCCGGGATTGCGGTTTCGCAAATGATAGACCCTCAGAAAGTATTGGGTTTTCTGAACCTGGCGGGTGACTGGGATCCTAGCCTGGCGCTGGTCATGGTGGGCGCGCTTATTGTTTATACACTTGGTTATCAGTTACTGAAAAAGCGTACTAAACCGGTTTACGAAGCGCGCTTTGCGACCCCTTCCAGTCGGCTCATTAACAAACCGCTGGTCGTTGGGGCGGTGATTTTTGGATTGGGCTGGGGCCTGGTAGGTTATTGCCCTGGACCGGCTATTGCCGCGCTTCCATCGGGTAGTTCAGGCACTTTAGTGTTTGTTGCCATGATGATACTAGGCTGGTTTATCAGTCGCCGTCTGTTTATTCGTTAA
- a CDS encoding YeeE/YedE family protein encodes MQNFTPFSALIGGAMIGLGAILMYALIGRVAGISGIASNAIFSRQGRSWRLAFVLGLLLGPLLVAATLGDFTYSTPPLDWRVVVAGLLVGLGTGWGAGCTSGHGICGIGRFSPRSLVATLIFMLVGMLVASLVHGGLI; translated from the coding sequence ATGCAAAATTTCACTCCGTTCAGCGCATTGATCGGCGGTGCCATGATCGGCCTGGGGGCTATTTTAATGTATGCCCTGATAGGCCGGGTTGCGGGCATCTCTGGTATTGCAAGCAATGCTATTTTCAGTCGCCAGGGGCGTAGTTGGCGCTTAGCTTTTGTGTTGGGTCTCTTGCTCGGACCTTTGCTGGTTGCCGCCACACTGGGCGACTTTACTTATAGTACGCCACCACTTGACTGGCGGGTTGTAGTGGCTGGGTTACTGGTTGGCCTGGGTACTGGTTGGGGTGCGGGCTGTACTTCAGGGCATGGTATTTGCGGTATTGGCCGTTTTTCGCCGCGTTCTCTGGTAGCTACTCTGATTTTTATGCTGGTAGGCATGCTGGTCGCTAGTCTGGTGCATGGAGGCTTAATCTGA
- a CDS encoding sulfite exporter TauE/SafE family protein, translating to MTALLGALIIGLSLGLFGSGGSILTVPVLLYLLGQDPQVAIASSLLIVGGISLLGSVQNGWKRLISWRHVLYFGVPGIFGTWLGALAGLVVDARWQLLVFALLMAVAAVFMWRSRLPELNAASKIKPLKIIFEGLAVGAITGFVGVGGGFLIVPALVLIGGLSLPVGVATSLVIIAMKSLVGFTQYYVPMQQAGYEFDLKVILVMILAGAIGSYAGGWIGRRLATEKLQKGFAGFLLIMAIVVIYQSVL from the coding sequence GTGACTGCTCTTTTAGGTGCTTTAATAATAGGCCTGAGTCTGGGGTTGTTTGGCTCCGGAGGCTCGATACTTACGGTACCGGTGCTGTTGTACCTGCTGGGACAGGATCCCCAGGTGGCGATTGCCTCCTCGCTGTTAATAGTGGGTGGGATCAGCCTGTTGGGGTCGGTGCAAAATGGCTGGAAAAGGCTTATTAGCTGGCGCCATGTGCTTTATTTTGGTGTGCCTGGCATTTTTGGTACCTGGCTGGGCGCTTTAGCAGGTCTGGTCGTTGATGCGCGCTGGCAGCTGCTTGTTTTTGCTCTTTTGATGGCGGTAGCGGCTGTTTTCATGTGGCGTTCGCGCTTACCTGAATTAAACGCTGCTAGCAAAATAAAACCTTTGAAAATTATTTTTGAAGGCTTGGCTGTCGGTGCTATCACAGGTTTTGTCGGAGTGGGTGGTGGTTTTCTTATTGTGCCAGCGCTAGTGCTGATTGGTGGTTTAAGTCTTCCGGTAGGAGTAGCCACCAGCCTGGTTATTATTGCGATGAAGTCATTGGTTGGTTTTACACAGTATTATGTACCTATGCAGCAGGCTGGTTACGAATTTGATTTGAAAGTTATTTTGGTCATGATTCTCGCAGGTGCGATAGGTAGCTATGCGGGAGGTTGGATAGGTCGGCGATTAGCAACTGAAAAGTTGCAAAAAGGTTTTGCTGGTTTCCTTCTGATCATGGCTATAGTGGTTATTTATCAATCCGTTTTATAA
- the ligA gene encoding NAD-dependent DNA ligase LigA: MSELTEQASLEKELADLRQRLQQYSYEYYVLDQPSVPDAEYDRLFERLQQIEEEHPALVSDSSPTRKVGAPPAGAFATVTHEVPMLSLDNAFDETSMNAFLQRIEERLQTRPVAWCAEPKLDGAAVSILYEDGKLVQAATRGDGYKGENITSNVRTIRNVPLQLRGDFPQRLEVRGEVFMPLAGFEKFNEKARQQGDKVFANPRNAAAGSLRQLDSRITAQRPLQFYAYAMGQVEPQRQLDDDSHYQRLLQLKKWGLPVCPQTRRLSDSKDCEAYYKKLGEERAGLPYEIDGVVFKVDAIEGQQQLGFVSRAPRWAIAYKFPAQEQLTWLRGVDFQVGRTGAITPVARLEPVTVAGVTVSNATLHNADEIERLGVRIGDRVTVRRAGDVIPQVVGVVLDERPQETSAIEFPTQCPVCDSAIERVEGEAVARCSGGLYCAAQRKQALMHYASRKAMDIDGLGDKLIDALVERDWVKSPADLYHLQVRELASLPRMGEKSARNLVEAIDKSRETTLARFLYSLGIREVGEATAQSLAAHFADLKALMQADPESLQEVPDVGVIVAEHLYQFFREGHNIEIIKALTEGDKAVRWPQVEAASADDKPLAGHTYVLTGSLSSMTREEAKAQLMALGAKVTGSVSASTTALIAGDKAGSKLSKAEALGVEVLNEEQLATLLQS; encoded by the coding sequence ATGTCAGAACTAACCGAACAGGCCAGCCTTGAAAAAGAGCTGGCCGATTTACGCCAGCGTCTGCAGCAATACAGCTACGAATACTATGTACTGGATCAGCCTAGTGTCCCGGATGCGGAATATGACCGCCTGTTTGAGCGTCTGCAGCAGATCGAAGAAGAGCATCCGGCTCTTGTCAGTGACAGTTCACCCACCCGTAAAGTCGGTGCGCCTCCAGCGGGTGCTTTTGCCACTGTAACTCATGAAGTGCCCATGCTGTCGCTGGACAATGCCTTTGATGAGACCTCCATGAATGCCTTTTTACAGCGTATAGAAGAGCGTTTGCAAACCCGGCCAGTGGCCTGGTGTGCCGAGCCCAAGCTGGACGGTGCTGCCGTCAGTATCTTGTATGAAGACGGCAAGCTGGTGCAGGCGGCGACCCGGGGCGATGGTTACAAAGGCGAAAATATCACCAGTAACGTGCGCACTATTCGCAATGTTCCTTTGCAGCTACGCGGGGACTTTCCGCAACGCTTAGAAGTTCGGGGCGAAGTGTTTATGCCTTTGGCTGGTTTTGAAAAATTTAATGAGAAAGCACGTCAACAGGGCGACAAAGTATTTGCTAATCCGCGCAATGCAGCTGCTGGAAGTTTGCGTCAGCTGGACTCCCGTATTACCGCCCAACGACCTTTACAGTTTTATGCTTACGCGATGGGCCAGGTTGAACCGCAACGCCAGTTGGACGATGACAGTCACTATCAGCGTTTGCTGCAGCTAAAAAAATGGGGCTTGCCGGTATGTCCGCAGACCCGTCGGCTATCGGATAGCAAAGACTGTGAGGCTTATTACAAAAAGCTAGGTGAAGAGCGCGCTGGTTTGCCTTATGAAATTGATGGTGTGGTGTTTAAAGTCGATGCTATTGAAGGCCAGCAACAGCTGGGTTTTGTATCTCGGGCTCCCCGTTGGGCCATTGCCTATAAGTTTCCCGCGCAGGAACAGCTGACCTGGTTACGTGGTGTTGACTTTCAGGTTGGCCGGACTGGTGCAATTACCCCAGTGGCACGGCTTGAACCGGTCACTGTTGCGGGCGTAACGGTGTCGAACGCTACTTTGCATAATGCCGATGAAATTGAACGTTTAGGGGTTCGTATTGGCGACAGAGTCACGGTGAGACGTGCTGGCGATGTCATTCCTCAGGTTGTCGGGGTGGTGCTGGATGAGCGCCCGCAGGAAACATCAGCTATTGAGTTTCCTACGCAATGTCCGGTGTGCGACTCAGCGATAGAACGAGTGGAAGGCGAAGCAGTTGCTCGTTGCAGTGGTGGCTTATACTGCGCAGCCCAGCGCAAACAGGCCCTGATGCATTATGCTTCGCGTAAAGCTATGGACATAGATGGCCTGGGCGACAAGTTGATCGATGCTTTGGTGGAGCGCGACTGGGTGAAGAGTCCGGCGGATTTGTATCACCTGCAGGTGCGGGAGTTAGCGAGTTTGCCGCGTATGGGTGAAAAATCGGCGCGCAACCTGGTAGAGGCCATTGATAAGAGCCGTGAAACTACGCTGGCACGTTTTTTATATAGCCTGGGCATTCGTGAAGTGGGAGAGGCGACAGCACAGTCGCTGGCGGCGCATTTTGCTGATTTAAAAGCGCTTATGCAGGCGGATCCTGAATCTCTGCAAGAGGTGCCGGATGTTGGCGTTATTGTGGCTGAACACTTGTACCAGTTCTTTCGTGAAGGCCATAATATAGAAATTATTAAGGCACTGACCGAGGGCGATAAAGCAGTACGATGGCCTCAGGTCGAAGCGGCAAGTGCTGATGATAAACCCCTGGCAGGGCATACTTATGTATTGACTGGTAGTTTAAGCAGTATGACCCGGGAGGAAGCAAAAGCGCAGTTGATGGCGCTGGGAGCTAAAGTAACGGGCAGTGTGTCGGCCAGTACTACAGCACTGATCGCAGGCGATAAGGCCGGGTCTAAATTAAGCAAAGCCGAGGCTTTGGGCGTGGAAGTGCTGAATGAGGAGCAACTGGCAACCTTGTTACAAAGCTGA